The region GCCGGCACCCTCACCACCCGCCGGCTGACCCAGCAGCGTCGGTGGAGCCGACCCGCCCGGGTCGGGCGGCCCGGCTCGTGGGCCACCCACACCGCACCCGTCCTGGGCCGCGACCGCTCCGGCAACACCCTGCTGGTCGCGGTCGGCCGCACCGGGTCGACGTACTCCCTCACGCTCGGGCGCGGCCGGCTCGTGCGCCTGCCCGGCGCCGCGGCCTCGATCACCTCGACCCCGGCGCTCACCAGCGCCGGCGACGGCTCGGCCTGGCTGCACCAGGTGACCGCGAGGGGCACGCTCGTCGTGCGCTCGCTCGCGGGCCACCGCTGGAGCCGTGCCCGCACGCTCGACGGCAGCTGGTCGCCGTACGCCTCCCCGGCCGTCGGCGAGGTCGCGGGCAGGCTCTACGTCGCGGCCGTCGACACCACGGGCGCCCTCCGCGTCCGGCCCGGGATCCCCGGCGAGGCCTCGCGGCTGCCCGGCCGGGTGCGCTCGACCGGCGACCCCACCCGCTCCCCCGGGCTGGTGACGCGGCACAACGCCGGGACGTACGTCGTCGCCGACCGCGGTCGCACGACCTCGGCCCGCCTGCTGGCGCGACCCGCGGACGCCGTGATCGGCCGGGGTGCTCCGAAGCGCGCCGGCTTCACCCCGTGATGGGACGGACCGCGTCGTCGATCGCGCGCCTCAGCCACGTCGTGTAGCGCTCGGGCGTCCAGCCGCGCTGCGGCACCAGCGTCAGGTAGGTCTCGGCGCGGGTCAGCAGGTAGACCACGTCGATGGCGTCCGGGTCGAGCGGGCCCGTGCTGACCAGGCGCACCAGGTCCTGCGTGGCGACCAGGTGACCGTCCCGCGCAGCGTCGAGGACCGCACGCATCCGCGGGTCCCGGTCGGCGCCCTGGACCATGACGGGGACGAACGGCGCCATCGGCTCGAGGGAGGCGAGCACGAACTCGACGATCCGGTCGAGCCGCACCTCGCGGTCGGGCTCGTCGTCGAGCCTCATCGCGGCGAACGCCTGCGGGAGCGGGAGCCCCTCGTTGAAGCTCCGCGACCGCATGGCCGCCATCAGCAGCTCCTGCTTGCCGCCGAAGGTCTTGGTCACCAGCTCCGGCGAGACCCCCGCCTCGGCGGCCACCGACGCGATCGTCGTGGCGCGCCAGCCCTGGGTGGGGAAGAGCTCCGCGGCGGCGTCGACGACCTTCTGACGACGCTGCTCGGCCGCGGCGCGCCGACCGCTGGCGTCGTACGGCCGACGCGTCGGTGCGTCCGGGTCCTCCACGCGGACGACCCTAGGCCACGTCATGGCGTCCGCCGTCGACGCTGGCCCGGTGGGCCAGCGTCGACGCGAACGCATCGACCGGGCTGGGATTCCCTGACCGTCGCCCCCGCGACGGCGTACCGTGCCCCACGCACGGCCATCCCGGCCTCCCCCATTTGGATACGAGGCAACCGTATTCAAAAGTGGGGACGAACCGCAGCCGATCCACCCCTGGTCTGGACCGGTGCGCCACGGCGCGGCCACCCGTGCGGGTGACCGCGCCGCTCCTGCAGGGTCGCGCGGTCAGCGACCGGCGTAGGCCCAGGAGGTGACGTTCTCGGTGTCCTCCTCGTGGGTGAAGCCCTCGACCGGGGAGTAGGTGTCGACGACGAACTGGATGTTCTCGTCGTCCGCCGTGCCACCGATGCCGTCCGGGCCGACTCCGTAGAGGTTCTGCCCGAAGTTCGCGCCGCCGGAGTCCATCATGTTGTGGACGTCGTTGGCGTTGTCGGTGTGGTAGTTGCCGATCGTGTGGCCGACCTCGTGGGCGGTCACGTTGGCCACTGCCTGCGAGACGAACTTGATCCTGTCGCTGGCCGCGGTGATGTAGGAGTTGAGCGAGTACGCCGACCCCGCCGGCTCGCTGAGCGAGTCGAGCAGCACGATGGCCTCGTCCTGGTGGCCGAAGTTGCCCGGGTCGATGTACTGCGCGATCCCGATCGTGTTGATGCCGGTCTCGGCGACCGTGCCCGCGACGTAGATGCGCGAGACGTTCTCCTGGCCGATGAGGTCCTCGTTGCCGCGCGCGTTAAGCACGTCGACGTTGACCGCGGGGTTGGTGCCGGCGATCTCCGCCTGGAGGTTCGCCCGGACCTGGTTGACGATCCGGTTCTCGACCTTGCGGGCGTCGGTGCGGGCAATGCCCCACAGCGGGACGAAGGAGCCGAACGGGGTCACGTTCACCACGCCCGTGCCACCCCACGTCGCGCTGTTGACCCGCCCGGGGGCGAAGTCGAGCAGCACGGTCTGGCGACGACCCCGGTCACCCTGGGTGCCGGGCCGGTAGCCCTCGACGGTCACGTCGTAGGAGCCGACGGCGCCGGACACCTCGACGGCGTACCAGCCCGCCTCCTCGGCGACGTAGGCCACCGCCGTGTTGCCGCCGCCGGGCAGCGGTGACGTCGGCGGGTAGAGCGAGGAGGCGTCCGTGCCGACGCCGCCGACGCGCTGCTCACCGCTGGGCGTGGTGATCGTCAGGCCGTTCGCGACGCCGTTGGCGACGCCGCCGATGGTGTCGCCCGGGCGCAGCCGCACGGAGTAGAAGTCGTGGTCGACCTCCTGGACCGAGATGGCGAGCGCGTAGTCGCCCTCGTCGGCCAGTCCGTTGCCGCTGCCGGAGTCGAAGGGATCGTTGGGGAGCGGGCCGAAGAAGTCGTAGCCCGCGACCAGCACGTAGTAGTCGCCGGGGGCCTCCGGGCTGTAGGACAGGTTGCTCAGCGCGCCGGTGCCGCCGTCGTCGTCGGCGGCGAGCGGCGTCCCCTCGGCGTCGTACACGGCCAGGACGGTGTCGAGCCCGGTGGGCGTGCCCTCCGTGTCGGCCAGGATCGACTGGCCCTCGGCGACGTTGACCTTGTAGAAGTCGAAGTCGTTGCTGCCGTCGCCGGTGATGCTGCCGTGCGGGCCGTCGCCGAGCACGGAGGTCGTGGTGACGGCGCCGGAGCCGTCGATCCCGGTGTCGGTGGCGAGCGTGATCGAGCCCTGGTCCTCCTCGGTGGTGATCGCGCTCGGTGCCGCGCCGGCGAGGTCGGCGAGCTCGCCGAGGATGCGCACGCGCGGGTTCTTCGCGGCGGCGGTGCCGAAGGCGGTGATCGGCTCGGCGTCGGTGGTCGAGTCGTTCGAGCCCGCGCTCCCGGCCGGCTCCTCCTCGTCGTGGACGAACGCCGGCGGGAGGACAGACGCGGCGGCCTTCCGGTTGGCGGACAGCTTGGCGGAGCCGGCGCGCTGGTCGGCGGCCTCGTGCATCCGCTTGTTCCAGGTGAAGTAGTCGGCGTCGGCGACGTCGGGGATGTTGGCCAGCCACGGGTTGGGCGAGACGACGCCCTTCGCGAGGCCCTGCGTGGCGTCGGCCGAGCCCTTGGGCGCGACCTGGATGCCGAGGTCGAGGGCCTCCTGCTGACCGGGGGTCAGCCCCTCGCCCTCACCGGGCGCTGCCCCGGAGATGGCTGCTGGGGCGACGAGGCACGCGGCGGCTGCGACGCCGACCGCGGTGGAGATGGTTCTGCGCATGCGGATGTTCCCTCCCGAGATGGAGATACGGACCGAGGCCTGGCTCGCACATCTGGAACGGAAGAACTTCATGAGCAGGGCCCCGAATCCCTGAGGGTCCGACGCTAGACCTGCTGCGGGGGCACGTACAGATACCGAAGGACGGTTTCTCCGCGGACCGGTGGAAGGCTCAGCTGCCCGAGTAGTTGGGCGCCTCCACCGTCATCTGCACGCCGTGGGGGTGGCTCTCCTTGAGCGAGGCCGAGGTGATCCGGACGAACCGGCCCTTGTCCTGGAGCTCGGGGATGGTGCGCGCACCGACGTAGAACATCGACTGGTTGAGGCCACCGACGAGCTGGTGGGCGACGGCCGACAGCGGGCCGCGGTAGGCCACCTGGCCCTCGATCCCCTCCGGCACGATCTTGTCGTCGCTGGCGACCTCGGCCTGGAAGTAGCGGTCCTTGGAGTACGACTTCTTGCCGCGGCTGCTCATCGCGCCCAGCGAGCCCATCCCGCGGTAGGACTTGAACTGCTTGCCGTTGACGAAGACGACGTCGCCCGGCGACTCCTCGCACCCGGCGAGCATCGAGCCGACCATCACCGCGTCGGCGCCGGCGACGAGTGCCTTGGCGATCTCGCCGGAGTGCTTCATGCCGCCGTCGGCGATCAGCGGGACGCCGGCCGGCCGGGTGGCCAGGGAGGCCTCGTAGACGGCCGTGACCTGCGGGACACCGACGCCGGTGACGACCCGGGTGGTGCAGATCGAGCCCGGCCCGACGCCGACCTTGACCGCGTCGGCGCCGGCGTCGACGAACGCCTGGGCACCCTCGCGGGTCGCGACGTTGCCGCCGATGACCTGGACGTGCTTGGTCGCCGGGTCGGTCTTGAGCCGCTTGACCATGTCGAGCAGCAGGTGGACGTGGCCGTGCGCGGTGTCGGCCACCAGCACGTCGACACCGGCCTCGACCAGGGTCGTGGCCCGCTCCCAGGCGTCGCCGAAGTAGCCGATGGCCGCCCCGACCAGCAGCCGGCCGTCGGCGTCGTACGACGCGTGGGGGAACTGCTCGCCCTTGACGAAGTCCTTGACCGTGATCAGGCCTGCCAGCCGGCCCTCGTCGTCGATGAGCGGGAGCCGCTCGCGCTTGTGGGCGCGCAGCAGGGAGGTGGCCTCCTCGCGGGAGATGCCCTCGGCGCCGGTGATCAGGCCCTCGGCGGTCATCACCTCGGTGACCTTGGTGGTCGCCCACTCCGCGACCGGGGTGAAGCGCAGGTCGCGGTTGGTGATGATCCCGAGCAGGTGGTTGTCGACGTCGACGACCGGCAGGCCGGAGACGCGGTACTCGCCGCAGAGGCGGTCGAGCTCCTCCAGCGTCGCGTCGGGGCCGATGGTGACGGGGTTGGAGATGATCCCGGTCTGGGTGCGCTTCACGAGGTCGACCTGACGGGCCTGGTCCTCGATGGAGAGGTTGCGGTGCAGCACGCCGATGCCGCCCTCGCGGGCCATCGCGATCGCCATCCGCGACTCGGTGACGGTGTCCATCGCGGCGCTGATCAGGGGCACGCGGATCGAGATCTCGCGGGTCAGGCGCGTCGTGGTGTCGATGTCGCTGGGGGCGAGGTCGGACTCGCCCGGCAGCAGCAGCACGTCGTCGTAGGTGAGGCCCAGGGCCGCGAACTTCTCAGGGATCTCCACCCCCCTGATCCTACCGGCGGCTCATGGGTGCTCTGGAACAGTGTCGGGATGGGGTTCGCGCGCGTGGTCTGGGTCTCGGCCGTCGTCGCCTTCCTCGCTCGCTTCCCCTCCCTGCTCTGGCCGCTGCGACCCGACGAGGCCGGGTTCCTGCTGGTCGCGCAGACGTGGCACCCGGCTCCCGACTCGGTCTACGGCCGGTACTGGGTGGACCGGCCGCCGCCGATCATCGCGCTGATGAGGCTGACCGACTGGGCGGGCGGTCCCTACGCCCACCGCCTCGTCGGCGCGGTCGCGTGCTCCGTCCTCGTCCTGGCCGCTGCCGCGGCGGCGCGCGAGGTGGCGGTGCGGATGGGCGTCTCCGAGGACGCCGACCTCCGACGCCTCTCGGGGTGGGTCGCCGTGGCCACCGCGGCCCTGGTCGCCAACACCCAGATCGACTCGGTCGGGGCGAAGGGCGAGCTCTTCGGCATCCCGCTCGTGCTCGGTTCGTGCTGGCTGGCGCTGCGGGGCGTACGCCGTCTCTCCCGCAGCGACGCCTTCTGGGCCGGCCTGCTGGCCGTGCTCGCGGTCGGGATGAAGCAGAGCGTCGCGGGCGGCCTGGTGTTCGGCGGCGTGCTGCTCCTCGCCTCCGGGGTGGCCGGCCGGCTCACGTGGCGCGACGTCGTACGCCTCTCGGTGGCCGCCGCGGCCGGTGCGCTCGTGCCGGTCCTCGTCGTGGTCGGGTGGGCGCTCTGGGTCGGCGTACGGCTGCAGACGCTCTGGTACGTCGTGGTCGCCTTCCGCTCCGACGCGAACCGCGTCATCGAGGCGAACGCCGGAGGCGCGACCGGCCGCATCAGCGTGCTGCTGCTGATCTTCGTCGGAGTCGGGATGCTCTTCTTGCTCCTGTGCTTCGTGGCCAGGCTCCGGGCGATGCTGCGCCGCGAGCCGGTCGTGGTCGTCGCGACCGGCGCACTGCTGGTGGTCGACCTCCTGGGGGTCGCCGCCAGCGGGAGCTTCTGGACGCCCTACCTCTTCGTGCCGATCCCCGGCCTGGCGCTGGGACTGGCCGCGCTGGTCGCGCACGGGCACCTCGACCGGCGCTGGCACCTCGTGACGCCGGCCGCGGTCGCGTTCGTCGTGGCGTCGAGCGTGTTCTCCCTCGTGGGCTGGACGAGCGCCTGGGTGGCCGGTCGCGTGCCGGTCGAGGTCCGCACCGGCGAGGCGATCGCCGCGGCCGCGCGCCCGGGCGACCGCGTGCTCGTCTACGGCGGGCGGGCCGACATCCAGTGGGCCAGCCGCGCCCAGTCGCCGTACCCCTACCTCTGGTCGCTGCCGATGCGCACGCTCGACCCCGGGCTGGAGGACCTGCACGACGTGCTCACCGGCTCCGACCCGCCCACCTGGTTCGTCGAGGCGACCTTCGTCAACACGTGGAGCGAGCTTGGCACGATGCCCGTCGAGCAGTCGCTCATCAGGAAGTACGAGTTCGTCGTCACCGCGTGCGACCGCTACCGGATCTACCGGCTCAACTCGGTCGACCCGGTCAAGCTCGACGTCGACTGCACGACGCCCTACCGGACCATCTGGGGACAGTGATGCAACCTTCCGCGGGGTTGGCCCCGTTCTGACCAGCATGGAGCAGAACAGTGCGTGACGAGGCGGCCTTCGTGGAGTTCGCCCAGTCGTCCCGCGACCGGCTGCGCCGCACGGCGTACCTGCTGTGCGGCGACTGGGACCAGGCGTCCGACTTCGTCCAGGAGGGCCTGGTCCGGGTGTACGTCCGGTGGCCGCGGCTGGTGCGCAACGGTGGCGAGCACGCCTATGCGCGCAAGGCGGTGGTCAGCGCCTTCCTCGACCACGCACGCCGGCGCTCGAGCACCGAGCGCCCGCAGGAGGCGGACCCCACGCTCGCCTCCGACGAGGACGTGGCGACGGCGGTGACCGACCGGGCGGCGCTCCTGGCGGCGCTCGCCGACCTGGCACCGCGCCAGCGCGCCTGCGTCGTGCTGCGCTACTTCGAGGACCTGTCGGTCGAGCAGACCGCAGCCCTCCTCGGGTGCACCGAGGGCACGGTCAAGAGCCAGACCTCGCGCGCCCTGTTCTCGCTCCGGTCCGTGTTCGAGGACTCGTCGACCGACGAGCCGTCCCGAGGAGCTGTCTCATGGTGAACGACCTGCGTGACCTGATGCGCGAGGCCTCCTCGCACGCCCCGCACGACGACGGAGACGTCTCGGCCGTGCTGGGTGCCGGACGACGACGGGTGAGAGTGCGGCGGGCCGCGACGATCGGGGGCACGGCACTGGCCGCCGGCGCGATCACGCTGGGCTCGATGGCCTGGCTGGACCCGAGCCCGCCCGACCTGGCCGCCGCCGGCGTGCCCCGGCCCGAGGGGCCCGTCATCGGACTGGGCGACGCCCGGCCGGCGGTCGAGGGCACCGACTACCGGGTGCTGACGTCGTACACCAACAACGACCTGGACGCCGCCAACGGCCAGTACCTCGACGGCGTCACCGACGACGGACTGGTGCTGTTCCGGGACGGCCCGCACGGCCGGTCCAACGCGTCGCGGTTCGCGCTCCTCGACCCGGTGACCGGTGAGAGGACGTGGCTCGACGGCCTGCCCGACCCGAGCGCCCAGTTCTGGCCCGTCGAGCTGTCGGCCGACCGGATCGCCCTGCTGCGCCTCCCGACCAGCGGGGAGACGGACGCACTGGTGGTCGACGTCTACGACCGGGCCGACGAGCGGTGGACGGCGACGAGCTGGCCCGGGCTGCCCGGGACCGGCGACGCCTGGGGCGCCCGGTCGGCGCCCGACGGCCGGCTCTACGTGAAGGTCCCCGCGACCGAGGGAGCGATCCCCGACGGCGGCTGGCCGACAGCGCCGGACGGCGAGGCGGAGGACGCCGATGCCGAGGGCGACACCTACGACCTGTGGTCGGTGTCGCTCGACGACACCTCCGACGCGCGGGACGAGGGCCTGCGCGTCGGCGACGTCGCCTTCACCGACACCTCGATGGTGTGGACCGACCGCACCAACGGCGACGCCGGCCTGGTCCACGTGCGCGACCTCGCGTCGGGATCGGAGACGACGTTCGACCCGAGGACCGGCGACCGGTGCAACCTGCTCGGCTTCGGCGCGTCAGGCGATCGGATCATGATGAGCCAGTACTGCGGCACCTACGAGGACGGCGTCCGCGACGATCGCGTCCAGGTGCTCTCCACCGACGGCGACCTCGTCACCACGATCCAGGGCAGCGGCATCGAGGGCGGCCCCGCCGGACCGGGCAACGAGCTGGTCACCATCACGTCGTACGACCGGGCGCAGGGCGGCACCTACGTGTACGACCTCGCGGACGGCTCGCTGCTCCGACTTTCCGACGCGGTCTCGAGCTTCGGCGTCGGCGGCCCGGCACCCGACGGCGACTTCATGTGGCACACGCCGGTGAACCGGCGCAACGGCGCCACACAGTGGGTCGGCCGGCTCATCGGCTGACCCACCGGGTAGGTGCCAGTGGGCGTGTCAGTTGGCGTAGACCCGGACGTAGTCGACCTTCATCTCCTGCGGGAAGACGGTGCTCCCGTCGGGGTAGCCGGGCCACTGGCCACCGACCGCGAGGTTGAGGATGAGGAAGAACGGCTTGTTGAAGACCCACTCGTTGCCGCCGACGCGCGAGCGGTCGATGGTCTGGTAGGCGA is a window of Nocardioides oleivorans DNA encoding:
- the guaB gene encoding IMP dehydrogenase, with the translated sequence MEIPEKFAALGLTYDDVLLLPGESDLAPSDIDTTTRLTREISIRVPLISAAMDTVTESRMAIAMAREGGIGVLHRNLSIEDQARQVDLVKRTQTGIISNPVTIGPDATLEELDRLCGEYRVSGLPVVDVDNHLLGIITNRDLRFTPVAEWATTKVTEVMTAEGLITGAEGISREEATSLLRAHKRERLPLIDDEGRLAGLITVKDFVKGEQFPHASYDADGRLLVGAAIGYFGDAWERATTLVEAGVDVLVADTAHGHVHLLLDMVKRLKTDPATKHVQVIGGNVATREGAQAFVDAGADAVKVGVGPGSICTTRVVTGVGVPQVTAVYEASLATRPAGVPLIADGGMKHSGEIAKALVAGADAVMVGSMLAGCEESPGDVVFVNGKQFKSYRGMGSLGAMSSRGKKSYSKDRYFQAEVASDDKIVPEGIEGQVAYRGPLSAVAHQLVGGLNQSMFYVGARTIPELQDKGRFVRITSASLKESHPHGVQMTVEAPNYSGS
- a CDS encoding TetR/AcrR family transcriptional regulator produces the protein MEDPDAPTRRPYDASGRRAAAEQRRQKVVDAAAELFPTQGWRATTIASVAAEAGVSPELVTKTFGGKQELLMAAMRSRSFNEGLPLPQAFAAMRLDDEPDREVRLDRIVEFVLASLEPMAPFVPVMVQGADRDPRMRAVLDAARDGHLVATQDLVRLVSTGPLDPDAIDVVYLLTRAETYLTLVPQRGWTPERYTTWLRRAIDDAVRPITG
- a CDS encoding SigE family RNA polymerase sigma factor, with the translated sequence MRDEAAFVEFAQSSRDRLRRTAYLLCGDWDQASDFVQEGLVRVYVRWPRLVRNGGEHAYARKAVVSAFLDHARRRSSTERPQEADPTLASDEDVATAVTDRAALLAALADLAPRQRACVVLRYFEDLSVEQTAALLGCTEGTVKSQTSRALFSLRSVFEDSSTDEPSRGAVSW
- a CDS encoding pre-peptidase C-terminal domain-containing protein, translating into MRRTISTAVGVAAAACLVAPAAISGAAPGEGEGLTPGQQEALDLGIQVAPKGSADATQGLAKGVVSPNPWLANIPDVADADYFTWNKRMHEAADQRAGSAKLSANRKAAASVLPPAFVHDEEEPAGSAGSNDSTTDAEPITAFGTAAAKNPRVRILGELADLAGAAPSAITTEEDQGSITLATDTGIDGSGAVTTTSVLGDGPHGSITGDGSNDFDFYKVNVAEGQSILADTEGTPTGLDTVLAVYDAEGTPLAADDDGGTGALSNLSYSPEAPGDYYVLVAGYDFFGPLPNDPFDSGSGNGLADEGDYALAISVQEVDHDFYSVRLRPGDTIGGVANGVANGLTITTPSGEQRVGGVGTDASSLYPPTSPLPGGGNTAVAYVAEEAGWYAVEVSGAVGSYDVTVEGYRPGTQGDRGRRQTVLLDFAPGRVNSATWGGTGVVNVTPFGSFVPLWGIARTDARKVENRIVNQVRANLQAEIAGTNPAVNVDVLNARGNEDLIGQENVSRIYVAGTVAETGINTIGIAQYIDPGNFGHQDEAIVLLDSLSEPAGSAYSLNSYITAASDRIKFVSQAVANVTAHEVGHTIGNYHTDNANDVHNMMDSGGANFGQNLYGVGPDGIGGTADDENIQFVVDTYSPVEGFTHEEDTENVTSWAYAGR